One part of the Candidatus Bathyarchaeota archaeon genome encodes these proteins:
- a CDS encoding YHS domain-containing protein, protein MAKDLVCGMHVDENTAKYKTTHKGKTYYFCAPGCQKAFEANPQKYIK, encoded by the coding sequence GTGGCAAAAGATCTTGTCTGTGGTATGCATGTGGACGAGAACACGGCAAAGTACAAGACGACACATAAGGGAAAGACATACTACTTCTGTGCACCAGGATGCCAGAAAGCCTTCGAAGCAAATCCACAAAAATACATTAAATAG
- a CDS encoding 2-oxoacid ferredoxin oxidoreductase encodes MVELADLKTVGQPNWCPGCGNFAIWHALKSAIVELRLEPHNVVIFSGIGCSSKMPHWVNTYGFHGIHGRPLPIATGARLANNNLTVIAVGGDGDGYGIGIGHFIHAMRRNLNITYIVTNNQVYGLTTGQTSPTSDKGFTTKSTPTGVIEMPINPIALAIASEATYISRGFSKEMKHLTKLIVDGVRHEGFALIDVLQPCVTFNRKNTYEWFSERVYKLEETGYDVTNKQAAFLKSLEWNGRIPIGLFYREIRPTYEDELPQIAEAPLVRQRIEEINITALMDEFV; translated from the coding sequence ATGGTTGAATTAGCCGACTTGAAGACCGTAGGGCAACCTAACTGGTGTCCTGGCTGTGGAAATTTTGCTATCTGGCATGCTCTGAAGAGTGCCATCGTTGAATTGCGTCTTGAGCCCCACAACGTTGTCATCTTTTCTGGAATCGGATGCTCTTCAAAGATGCCTCACTGGGTTAACACCTACGGGTTCCATGGGATTCACGGGAGACCCTTGCCCATCGCGACTGGAGCAAGATTAGCCAACAACAATTTGACAGTAATTGCGGTCGGTGGAGACGGTGACGGATATGGAATAGGGATCGGTCATTTCATACACGCCATGAGAAGAAACCTAAACATCACTTACATCGTCACAAACAACCAAGTCTACGGTTTGACAACCGGGCAGACATCCCCAACCAGCGACAAAGGATTTACCACAAAATCAACTCCAACGGGAGTCATCGAAATGCCGATAAACCCGATAGCCTTGGCCATCGCTTCTGAAGCAACCTACATTTCCAGAGGCTTCTCGAAGGAGATGAAACACCTTACAAAATTAATAGTAGATGGCGTGAGACACGAAGGATTCGCTCTCATAGACGTGCTGCAACCTTGCGTCACTTTCAATCGCAAAAACACCTACGAATGGTTTTCGGAGAGAGTTTACAAGCTGGAAGAAACAGGCTATGATGTCACAAACAAACAGGCAGCGTTCTTGAAGTCGTTGGAGTGGAATGGCCGTATTCCTATAGGGCTTTTCTACAGGGAGATCCGACCAACATACGAAGATGAGTTGCCGCAAATAGCAGAAGCACCCTTGGTTAGACAAAGAATTGAAGAAATAAACATAACAGCTCTCATGGATGAATTCGTTTGA
- a CDS encoding ferritin-like domain-containing protein: METRERLIELIRAQIEVEKENVRQVTETEKKVDNAAAKLSLLEIRLDSQKHADILNGILEVLSGVPPSQTLWEYRISRYIDPFLVKGELESHEKREARMIDHVEEEIKQTKDEGIKLLLQHVLEDERKHHKILETIVKHLHKVNP, from the coding sequence ATGGAAACAAGAGAAAGATTGATTGAATTAATCAGAGCGCAAATTGAAGTCGAAAAGGAAAATGTTAGACAAGTTACCGAGACGGAAAAGAAGGTTGACAACGCAGCCGCAAAACTATCTCTGCTCGAAATACGACTGGACTCACAGAAACATGCTGATATCTTGAATGGAATTCTCGAAGTCCTAAGCGGGGTTCCTCCGTCCCAAACACTTTGGGAGTATAGAATTTCAAGGTACATCGACCCTTTTCTGGTGAAAGGGGAGCTTGAGAGCCACGAGAAGAGGGAAGCCAGAATGATAGATCATGTTGAGGAAGAAATCAAGCAGACAAAGGATGAAGGCATAAAACTGTTGTTACAGCATGTTCTAGAAGACGAAAGAAAACATCACAAAATACTAGAAACAATAGTCAAACATCTACATAAGGTCAACCCATAG
- a CDS encoding copper-translocating P-type ATPase: MTKQKSQIKISGMHCTACAQTIEKALLKAEGVDKAVVNFTTETAYIEYEDDKANEKELSEIIKETGYNIAEGPQRVVLRIGGITCASCAQTIENALRKTKGVKEANVNLATEKATVTYNPNEIEYEEIRIVVEDAGYQVLGREDQRAKFEEEEARELQVFSSARRRVFIAWALTIPIMVWMIPEMIFGISWPNSTVFNFGMIALAAPVLFYPGWTTYKSAAKAITHFTANMDVLIMLGTLASFLTGPPSFFTPIANYAGVAAMIMSFHLTGRYIEAKAKGRASQAIRRLLELEAKTARIIREEKEVEVPIDEVEVGDVMIVRPGEKIPTDGVVIEGESGVDESMATGESMPVLKKLGDEVIGATINQRGLLKVRATKIGRDTFLSQVIKMVEEAQGSKVPIQEFADRVTSYFVPAVLVLASLTVVLWLAFPGVIGSVGGWASQFLPWVDPTLSVFSLAVFATVATLVIACPCALGLATPTVLMVGSGMGAENGVLIRRGEAIQALKDVKVIVFDKTGTITKGQPDVTDTIPVKGVQEREVLRLAASVEKGSEHPLAEAIIKKAEEERLKLMKMEKFEAITGRGIKGEIEGHGTVLVGNRKLMDEEGVDYSSLELELKRLEEEAKTVMLVAKNNKCVGVIAEADTLKDDSVDAIAELEKLGLQTTMLTGDNRRTGEAIARKVGISKVLAEVLPDKKVAEIQRLQNEVGLVAMVGDGINDAPALTQANVGIAIGTGTDIAIEAGDIVLVRGNLSDVVKAVKLSRATFRKIKQNLFWAFFYNVVMIPFAMLGLAHPVIAEIAMATSSITVVTNANLLRRTNIQPDYT, translated from the coding sequence ATGACCAAACAAAAAAGCCAGATTAAAATCAGTGGAATGCACTGCACCGCTTGCGCGCAAACAATAGAGAAGGCATTGTTGAAAGCCGAAGGAGTCGATAAAGCGGTAGTCAACTTCACAACAGAAACCGCATACATTGAATACGAAGACGACAAAGCAAATGAAAAGGAACTATCAGAAATAATCAAGGAAACAGGGTATAATATAGCCGAAGGACCTCAGAGGGTGGTGCTGAGGATTGGCGGGATAACATGTGCTTCTTGTGCCCAAACCATCGAAAACGCTCTAAGAAAAACGAAGGGCGTAAAAGAAGCGAATGTTAATCTGGCGACCGAGAAGGCAACCGTCACCTACAATCCAAATGAAATAGAGTATGAAGAAATTAGAATTGTCGTCGAAGATGCTGGGTACCAAGTTCTGGGTAGAGAGGATCAACGGGCAAAGTTTGAGGAAGAAGAAGCTAGAGAACTCCAAGTATTCTCAAGCGCAAGGAGAAGAGTCTTCATCGCATGGGCGCTTACGATACCGATTATGGTCTGGATGATCCCTGAAATGATCTTTGGAATTAGCTGGCCTAACTCGACGGTGTTCAATTTCGGCATGATCGCCTTAGCAGCTCCAGTTCTCTTCTATCCAGGATGGACCACCTACAAATCAGCCGCAAAGGCTATAACCCATTTCACAGCGAACATGGATGTCCTTATCATGCTGGGAACGCTGGCTTCCTTCCTAACAGGTCCACCATCTTTCTTCACGCCCATAGCCAATTATGCAGGAGTCGCCGCGATGATCATGTCCTTCCACCTCACGGGAAGATATATTGAAGCAAAGGCCAAGGGAAGGGCATCTCAAGCCATCAGAAGACTCCTAGAGCTTGAGGCGAAGACCGCAAGGATCATTCGAGAGGAAAAGGAAGTTGAGGTCCCCATCGACGAGGTTGAAGTAGGCGATGTCATGATTGTACGGCCAGGAGAGAAGATACCTACAGATGGCGTAGTCATAGAAGGTGAGAGTGGCGTAGACGAATCGATGGCTACTGGAGAGTCTATGCCTGTTCTCAAAAAGCTGGGCGACGAGGTCATTGGCGCCACAATCAATCAAAGGGGTCTCCTGAAGGTCAGGGCAACTAAGATCGGAAGGGACACCTTCCTTTCTCAGGTCATAAAAATGGTGGAAGAGGCCCAAGGTTCTAAGGTGCCTATTCAGGAATTCGCTGATCGTGTGACTAGCTATTTCGTTCCCGCAGTCTTAGTCCTAGCCTCCTTAACCGTTGTCCTATGGTTAGCCTTTCCCGGAGTTATAGGTAGCGTTGGTGGATGGGCGAGTCAGTTCCTTCCTTGGGTTGATCCGACGTTGAGTGTATTTTCATTGGCAGTATTTGCGACTGTGGCGACGCTGGTTATTGCATGTCCCTGTGCGCTCGGGCTGGCGACACCAACGGTTCTTATGGTTGGAAGTGGGATGGGTGCTGAGAATGGTGTCTTGATCAGGCGTGGAGAAGCAATCCAAGCCCTCAAAGACGTGAAAGTAATCGTTTTCGACAAAACTGGCACAATAACTAAGGGACAACCTGACGTTACGGACACAATTCCTGTGAAGGGAGTTCAAGAGAGGGAGGTTTTGAGGTTAGCCGCCAGTGTCGAGAAGGGATCCGAGCATCCCTTGGCTGAAGCCATTATCAAGAAAGCTGAGGAAGAACGACTGAAATTAATGAAAATGGAGAAGTTCGAGGCAATAACCGGTAGAGGAATCAAGGGGGAGATCGAAGGACATGGCACTGTTCTGGTCGGTAACAGGAAACTTATGGATGAAGAGGGAGTTGACTACAGCAGCTTAGAATTGGAGCTTAAAAGGTTGGAGGAGGAAGCGAAGACCGTGATGCTAGTTGCTAAAAACAACAAGTGCGTCGGAGTAATCGCAGAAGCTGACACCCTCAAGGACGATTCTGTGGACGCCATTGCTGAACTGGAAAAGCTGGGTCTTCAGACAACGATGCTTACAGGAGATAACCGACGAACTGGGGAGGCCATCGCAAGGAAAGTCGGCATATCGAAAGTATTGGCTGAGGTGCTGCCAGACAAGAAGGTGGCGGAGATTCAGAGGCTTCAGAACGAAGTTGGACTCGTAGCTATGGTAGGAGATGGGATAAACGATGCACCAGCTCTTACTCAAGCCAACGTGGGCATCGCCATAGGCACTGGAACAGACATAGCTATCGAAGCAGGAGACATTGTGCTCGTGAGAGGTAACTTGTCAGACGTGGTTAAAGCTGTCAAATTGTCTCGAGCGACTTTTCGAAAGATAAAGCAGAACTTGTTCTGGGCGTTCTTCTATAACGTCGTGATGATTCCATTTGCGATGTTAGGCCTTGCACACCCCGTAATAGCCGAGATTGCCATGGCCACCAGTTCAATAACCGTGGTCACCAACGCAAACCTTCTAAGAAGAACTAACATACAACCAGATTACACATGA
- a CDS encoding 2-oxoacid:acceptor oxidoreductase subunit alpha, producing MENNSLSWKIGGEAGYGIMTTGFIFAKACSRAGLHVFDHAEYPSLIRGGHNTYQVRAEVEEVFSHVKHVDLLVALNKETIDRHKEELAPGGGIIYDGGKTPLSEEGLGREDVKLNSIPLLRLAEESGGRRIMINSVALGASVAFINFDFEMLSSVIRDVYRGKAKETIEFNIKAARLGYNYVKSKGMEEDFGRRLPKVGGKKRMLLTGNEATGLGAIKAGCKFYVAYPMTPASSILHLMAAQERNFSLVVKHPEDEIASINMAIGAGFAGVRAMTATSGGGFSLMTEALGLAAMTETPVVIVVCQRPGPSTGLATRTEQGDLKFVLHASHGDFPRFVIAPGDVEDCFYKTIEAFNLAERYQCPVILILDKFLSESHKTAEKFDVSGVKTDRGLLFSDEELERIEEFKRYEFTETGISPRAIPSQRGGIFTATGNEHDETGYLSEDKTVRTKMMDKRFRKFEQAEREIPEPKLFGPKEVEVTIIGWGSTKGPIREAMKLLDRDGIKANFLQIIYISPFPKNTVSEIFETSKRIVIVENNKTAQLASLIKEKTGKEIEHKILKYDGRQFFPTDIYQRVKEVL from the coding sequence GGCGTGTTCAAGGGCAGGTTTGCACGTTTTCGACCACGCTGAATATCCATCTCTCATAAGAGGAGGTCACAACACCTATCAGGTCAGGGCAGAGGTTGAAGAGGTTTTCTCTCATGTGAAGCATGTAGACTTGCTTGTGGCTTTGAACAAAGAAACCATTGACAGACATAAGGAGGAGCTAGCGCCTGGAGGGGGAATAATCTATGATGGAGGTAAAACTCCTTTGAGCGAAGAGGGTTTGGGAAGAGAGGATGTTAAACTCAACTCTATTCCATTGCTCAGACTCGCTGAAGAGTCTGGCGGAAGAAGGATAATGATAAACTCAGTTGCCTTAGGCGCCTCAGTTGCATTCATCAACTTTGACTTTGAAATGCTTTCGAGCGTCATAAGAGATGTCTACCGAGGAAAAGCAAAGGAAACCATAGAATTCAACATCAAGGCTGCGAGACTAGGTTACAACTACGTGAAAAGCAAAGGCATGGAAGAGGATTTCGGACGTAGACTACCGAAGGTCGGTGGAAAAAAGCGAATGCTGCTCACAGGTAACGAGGCAACGGGTTTGGGGGCAATAAAGGCTGGATGCAAATTCTACGTTGCCTACCCAATGACGCCAGCATCCTCGATACTCCATCTTATGGCAGCTCAAGAAAGAAACTTCAGTCTAGTCGTGAAGCATCCTGAGGACGAAATTGCTTCCATAAACATGGCCATTGGGGCTGGTTTTGCCGGGGTAAGAGCCATGACCGCTACCTCTGGAGGAGGATTCTCTCTTATGACCGAAGCCCTCGGCCTCGCTGCAATGACTGAAACCCCTGTAGTGATTGTAGTATGTCAGCGACCTGGACCAAGCACTGGACTTGCAACACGCACCGAGCAAGGAGACCTGAAGTTTGTGCTCCATGCATCTCACGGGGATTTCCCGAGGTTTGTAATTGCTCCTGGGGACGTTGAAGATTGCTTTTACAAGACTATTGAAGCGTTCAATCTCGCCGAGAGGTATCAATGCCCAGTGATTCTCATTCTGGACAAGTTCCTTTCAGAAAGTCACAAGACAGCCGAGAAATTCGATGTGAGTGGAGTTAAGACAGACCGGGGACTGCTGTTTAGCGATGAAGAGTTAGAAAGAATTGAGGAGTTTAAGAGGTACGAATTCACGGAAACAGGAATCTCTCCGAGGGCCATTCCTTCTCAAAGGGGAGGAATATTTACAGCAACCGGAAACGAACATGATGAAACAGGATATTTGAGCGAGGACAAAACTGTTAGAACTAAAATGATGGACAAAAGGTTCAGGAAATTTGAACAGGCAGAAAGAGAGATACCTGAGCCCAAGCTTTTCGGTCCCAAGGAAGTGGAAGTGACAATAATAGGGTGGGGTTCCACGAAGGGACCTATAAGAGAGGCTATGAAACTCCTTGACCGCGATGGAATAAAGGCAAATTTCCTTCAGATAATTTACATTAGCCCATTTCCAAAAAACACGGTATCAGAAATTTTTGAGACCTCAAAGAGAATAGTGATTGTAGAGAATAACAAAACAGCACAACTAGCCAGTTTGATTAAGGAGAAAACTGGAAAGGAAATTGAGCATAAGATTCTAAAGTATGATGGAAGGCAGTTCTTTCCAACTGACATTTATCAGCGGGTAAAGGAGGTTTTATAG
- a CDS encoding ferrous iron transporter, producing the protein MFAQLLLVFREALEAALITAIILAYLARTKRKPLIRYVWYGVYLAVAASFVFGAFVWFIYGALSGPSKALFEGVAALFAVLVLSYMIYWMAGKGKELRKEVERRVKALVTRGATLALASFSFIVVFREGLETVLFLTPFLLDDARGTLVGGFLGLVMALVLAYAIFVVGMKINIRRFFYFTSILLVLLAGGLAGYGVHELVEYSKDTGIVLGWLGEYAFNLGIPSESLFHHKGMIGSVFAVMFGYTVKAEWIRVVVHLAYLAIALPLVVWVYKKEDTGKDMHASKQKSASFV; encoded by the coding sequence TTGTTTGCTCAACTTTTGTTGGTTTTCAGGGAAGCTTTAGAAGCGGCGCTAATAACAGCCATAATTTTAGCGTATTTGGCAAGAACAAAGAGAAAACCATTGATACGCTATGTTTGGTATGGTGTCTACCTCGCAGTTGCGGCAAGTTTTGTTTTTGGAGCCTTCGTATGGTTCATATACGGTGCCCTCTCCGGACCTAGTAAGGCTTTATTTGAGGGAGTAGCTGCCCTTTTCGCAGTTTTAGTCTTATCTTATATGATTTACTGGATGGCAGGAAAAGGCAAGGAACTCCGTAAAGAAGTGGAGAGACGGGTAAAAGCCCTTGTGACTCGAGGAGCAACTCTTGCTCTAGCTTCATTTTCGTTCATTGTGGTGTTTCGAGAGGGGCTCGAAACCGTTCTTTTCTTGACCCCTTTCTTATTAGATGATGCTAGAGGCACATTAGTCGGAGGTTTTCTTGGATTAGTAATGGCACTGGTTCTCGCTTACGCAATATTTGTTGTGGGTATGAAAATCAACATTCGAAGATTCTTTTATTTCACAAGCATATTGCTCGTGCTTTTAGCTGGGGGGTTGGCGGGTTATGGAGTTCATGAACTAGTAGAGTATTCCAAAGATACCGGGATTGTATTGGGCTGGTTAGGTGAGTACGCTTTTAACTTAGGTATACCATCGGAGAGTCTGTTTCATCATAAAGGCATGATTGGCTCAGTATTTGCAGTGATGTTTGGATACACAGTAAAAGCTGAATGGATAAGAGTAGTTGTTCATCTTGCTTATTTGGCGATAGCGCTTCCGCTGGTAGTTTGGGTCTACAAAAAGGAAGACACAGGGAAAGACATGCATGCATCAAAACAGAAGAGTGCGTCTTTTGTCTAA
- a CDS encoding sulfurtransferase TusA family protein has product MKVKPDRTLDCLGLYCPEPVFRTRMELDDIRIGEILEVLADDPAAEADIRSLVKHLEQEIVNVSKDGNTVRILIKKVK; this is encoded by the coding sequence ATGAAGGTTAAACCTGACAGGACGTTAGATTGTCTGGGTTTATACTGTCCTGAACCTGTCTTTAGAACAAGAATGGAATTGGATGACATTAGAATTGGAGAAATTCTGGAAGTTCTGGCTGATGATCCAGCGGCAGAGGCGGATATACGAAGTCTCGTAAAGCATTTAGAACAAGAGATAGTAAACGTAAGTAAGGATGGAAACACTGTTCGAATATTGATAAAAAAAGTGAAATGA
- the nifU gene encoding Fe-S cluster assembly scaffold protein NifU, which translates to MYSEKVMEHFRNPRNMGEIPDADGVGTVGNPVCGDMMTVYIKVKDNRIDDIKFKTFGCGAAIATSSMVTELAKGKTLEEAKKIGRSDVADSLGGLPKVKMHCSNLAADALRAAIEEYEKHKGTKR; encoded by the coding sequence ATGTACAGCGAAAAAGTGATGGAACACTTTAGAAACCCACGTAATATGGGCGAAATTCCAGACGCCGATGGCGTAGGAACCGTTGGAAATCCCGTTTGCGGGGACATGATGACAGTTTACATTAAAGTCAAAGACAACCGCATAGATGACATCAAATTCAAAACCTTTGGTTGTGGTGCAGCAATAGCTACCAGCAGTATGGTAACGGAACTAGCCAAGGGAAAAACATTGGAAGAAGCTAAGAAAATCGGTCGTTCAGATGTAGCAGACTCGTTAGGAGGGCTTCCTAAAGTCAAAATGCACTGCTCTAACCTTGCTGCGGACGCGCTGCGCGCAGCAATAGAAGAGTATGAAAAACATAAAGGGACGAAGAGGTGA
- a CDS encoding sulfur reduction protein DsrE — protein sequence MSQKKRILYVQTSGVDTPERTYAPFVLATTAAMMNIDATIYFLIKGVTVVKKGEAEKIKLGSFPSLKEVVDQATRAGVKLQVCEQSTQLLGLSRGDFIPEAKVVGAATLNDLVLDADAILCF from the coding sequence ATGTCACAGAAAAAAAGGATACTGTACGTTCAAACAAGCGGAGTTGATACGCCAGAACGCACTTATGCGCCATTTGTTTTGGCTACTACAGCGGCAATGATGAACATAGACGCAACCATCTACTTCCTCATAAAGGGTGTGACTGTAGTCAAAAAAGGAGAAGCGGAAAAGATCAAACTAGGCAGCTTCCCATCACTCAAAGAGGTAGTAGACCAAGCCACAAGAGCTGGGGTGAAACTACAGGTCTGTGAACAAAGCACGCAACTATTAGGGCTTTCCCGCGGAGACTTCATACCTGAAGCTAAAGTTGTCGGTGCTGCAACGTTAAATGATTTGGTGCTAGATGCTGACGCAATTCTATGCTTTTGA
- the acs gene encoding acetate--CoA ligase — translation MQTESLPVELKFWPTKRYMDIYKKSLDDIEEFWGQEARKLEWFKTWDKVLDWDLPFAKWFPGGMLNASYLCVDRHLKNWRRNKVAIYWEGEKGEQRTLSYSQLYREVNHFASALQKLGVNDGDRIAIYLPMIPELAVAMLATARIGAIHTVVFSGFSSMALADRINETAAKVLITADGGFRRGKIIPLKETADVAVGKTPSVEKVIVVKRTGQGIKMTEGRDLWHDEIIKATGKDVPPLPIESTHPLYILYTSGTTGKPKGIVHSTGGYLTYIYCIYKWVFDIQEDSVYWCTADVGWVTGHSSIVYAPLMHGASIVIYEGAPDYPKPDRWWELIEKYKVTIFYTSPTAIRMFMRYGEEWVKKHDLSSLTILGSVGESINPEAWMWYFKHIGGERCPIVDTWWQTETGGVMISPAPGIGLVPLKPGSATFPLPGIDADVVDDKGNPVSPGVRGYIVIKKPWPGMLMTLYKDPERYKQTYWSRFPNVYYAGDYCMRDKDGYFWLLGRADEVLKIAGHRMGTMELESAMVSHVAVAEAAVIGKPHEIKGEAIVVFAVLRQGYSPSEELKKKLKGHLRKTIGPVATPEEIYFVSKLPKTRSGKIMRRVLKALISDKPIGDTTTLEDKASVEEAKRAYKEFKRIMTQ, via the coding sequence ATGCAAACTGAATCTCTTCCAGTTGAACTGAAATTTTGGCCAACAAAAAGGTATATGGATATATACAAAAAGTCACTGGATGATATAGAAGAGTTTTGGGGGCAAGAAGCAAGAAAACTTGAATGGTTCAAAACATGGGATAAAGTTCTCGATTGGGATCTACCCTTTGCAAAATGGTTTCCTGGTGGAATGCTAAATGCCTCCTACCTGTGTGTCGATAGACACCTGAAAAACTGGAGAAGAAACAAAGTCGCGATATACTGGGAAGGGGAAAAAGGTGAACAAAGAACACTGAGTTACTCGCAGCTTTATAGAGAAGTGAATCATTTTGCATCTGCACTTCAGAAATTAGGTGTCAATGACGGAGACCGCATAGCCATCTATTTACCAATGATACCAGAACTGGCTGTTGCAATGTTAGCGACAGCGAGAATAGGTGCAATACACACCGTGGTATTTTCTGGATTCAGCTCAATGGCTCTGGCAGACCGCATAAATGAGACCGCAGCAAAGGTGCTCATAACAGCAGATGGCGGGTTTAGAAGAGGAAAAATCATACCGTTAAAAGAAACAGCTGACGTGGCTGTGGGAAAAACGCCCTCAGTAGAGAAGGTGATAGTTGTAAAGAGAACAGGCCAAGGAATCAAGATGACAGAGGGAAGGGACTTATGGCACGATGAAATCATAAAAGCCACAGGAAAAGATGTTCCTCCACTGCCAATCGAAAGCACTCACCCGCTTTACATTCTCTATACGTCAGGCACAACTGGCAAACCAAAGGGCATAGTCCACAGCACAGGAGGCTATCTGACCTACATATACTGTATATATAAATGGGTCTTTGACATACAAGAAGACAGTGTTTACTGGTGCACCGCCGATGTGGGATGGGTAACTGGACACAGTTCAATTGTCTATGCACCATTAATGCATGGCGCATCCATAGTTATATATGAAGGAGCACCTGACTATCCAAAACCCGACAGATGGTGGGAATTAATTGAGAAATATAAGGTAACGATTTTTTACACGTCGCCAACAGCCATACGCATGTTCATGAGATATGGCGAGGAATGGGTCAAAAAACACGATTTAAGTAGCCTAACGATATTAGGCAGTGTAGGAGAGTCGATAAATCCAGAAGCATGGATGTGGTATTTCAAGCACATAGGTGGAGAACGTTGTCCTATAGTAGACACGTGGTGGCAAACTGAAACAGGAGGCGTAATGATTTCACCAGCACCTGGCATAGGACTTGTTCCTCTTAAACCTGGTTCAGCAACATTCCCATTACCCGGCATAGACGCCGATGTAGTAGATGACAAAGGTAACCCTGTGTCTCCAGGTGTAAGAGGCTATATAGTCATAAAGAAACCTTGGCCTGGCATGTTAATGACGTTGTACAAGGATCCTGAGCGTTACAAGCAAACCTATTGGTCTAGATTCCCAAACGTTTACTATGCTGGAGACTATTGCATGAGAGACAAGGATGGTTATTTCTGGCTTTTAGGCAGAGCAGATGAAGTTTTAAAGATAGCAGGTCACAGAATGGGCACTATGGAATTGGAAAGTGCAATGGTATCTCATGTCGCAGTAGCAGAGGCTGCAGTAATCGGCAAGCCTCATGAAATCAAGGGCGAAGCAATCGTGGTTTTTGCCGTTCTAAGGCAGGGCTATAGTCCAAGCGAGGAGTTGAAGAAGAAATTGAAAGGGCACTTGAGAAAAACGATTGGTCCTGTGGCAACACCTGAAGAAATATACTTCGTTTCAAAGCTTCCAAAAACGAGAAGCGGAAAAATCATGAGGAGAGTCCTAAAGGCACTGATTTCAGACAAGCCAATAGGCGACACTACAACATTAGAAGACAAGGCTTCCGTAGAAGAAGCAAAACGTGCATACAAAGAATTCAAGAGAATAATGACACAATAA
- the nifS gene encoding cysteine desulfurase NifS, whose product MRMSRAKRIYMDHAGGKPVDPRVLEAMLPYTKSFYGNPSSVHSFGQEARQAIEEARTKVVELINAERKESIIFTSGATESNNMAIKGVAYRNKDRGTHIITSSIEHMSVLNPCKFLMTNGFKVTFLPVDQYGFVNLRSLEKELTSETILVSIMYANGEIGTIQPIKKISQIVHGKNAYLHVDAAAANGQVPIDVNDDGIDLLTISSNDMYGPKGVGALYIRKGTRLKPSIHGGGQERGLRSGTENLPGIVGFGTAAKIAKKEMPTESERLKKLRDKLIKGLLDVIPHSFLNGHPTKRLPNNAAVRYSFIEGESILLDLDMKGVAASSGSACTAKTLEPSHVLRAIGLKHEEAHGSLLFTLGKQNTEEEVNYVIRIMPDIVKRLRKMSPLTPKELKE is encoded by the coding sequence ATGAGAATGTCAAGAGCAAAACGTATCTATATGGACCATGCGGGGGGGAAACCTGTTGATCCTCGCGTACTAGAGGCTATGTTGCCTTATACGAAGTCATTCTATGGTAATCCTTCATCTGTCCATTCATTTGGCCAAGAGGCAAGGCAAGCTATAGAAGAGGCGAGAACAAAAGTTGTGGAATTAATTAACGCTGAAAGAAAAGAATCAATAATCTTCACGTCAGGCGCAACCGAAAGCAACAACATGGCAATTAAAGGGGTCGCTTACCGCAACAAAGACCGAGGAACACATATAATAACGTCGAGCATAGAACACATGTCAGTTCTTAATCCGTGCAAATTCTTAATGACAAATGGATTCAAGGTTACTTTCCTTCCAGTTGATCAGTACGGCTTTGTGAACCTCAGAAGTCTAGAAAAGGAATTGACCAGTGAGACAATCTTGGTTTCTATTATGTATGCAAATGGCGAAATTGGCACAATTCAGCCTATAAAAAAGATTAGTCAAATAGTACATGGGAAAAATGCCTATCTGCACGTTGATGCTGCAGCTGCAAATGGACAGGTTCCAATAGATGTGAACGATGATGGCATAGACTTGCTCACCATCTCTTCTAATGATATGTACGGACCCAAGGGCGTGGGCGCTCTTTACATAAGAAAGGGTACACGATTAAAACCGTCAATTCATGGGGGAGGACAAGAACGAGGCTTAAGATCGGGAACAGAAAATCTTCCTGGCATAGTAGGATTCGGAACAGCCGCAAAGATAGCAAAAAAAGAAATGCCCACTGAAAGTGAACGGTTGAAGAAACTGAGAGACAAACTCATCAAAGGGTTACTTGACGTTATCCCACACTCGTTTTTGAATGGGCATCCAACCAAACGGTTACCCAACAATGCTGCGGTAAGATATAGCTTCATTGAAGGCGAATCAATACTGTTGGACTTGGACATGAAAGGAGTCGCTGCATCTTCAGGTTCGGCTTGCACTGCAAAAACTCTAGAACCATCTCATGTGCTAAGGGCTATCGGGTTGAAACATGAAGAGGCTCATGGTTCATTATTGTTTACACTAGGCAAGCAAAACACTGAAGAGGAAGTAAACTATGTGATAAGGATAATGCCCGATATAGTCAAAAGACTAAGAAAAATGTCACCTTTAACCCCAAAGGAGTTGAAAGAATAA